The following are from one region of the Micromonas commoda chromosome 12, complete sequence genome:
- a CDS encoding predicted protein: MEVSESEEEEEEATKKGTKRKRAPPTKGPCEHGVKRRSSCKVCSACPHGKRRRDCKECGGSGICVHGRRRFRCKECGGSGICVHARHRSSCKECGGGAICEHGRRRSRCKECGGGAICEHGRQRSQCKECGGSQICEHGRMRSYCKECGGSQICEHDRIRSQCKECGGGSICVHGRRRSTCKECKK; the protein is encoded by the coding sequence atggaggtATCGGAgagcgaagaggaggaggaggaggcgacgaagAAGGGCACGAAGAGGAAGAGAGCCCCTCCCACgaaggggccatgcgagcacggggtaAAGAGGAGGTCGAGttgcaaggtgtgcagcgcttgtccgcacgggaagAGGCGCAGAGattgcaaggagtgcggcgggtctggaatctgcgtgcacggtcgccggcgctttcggtgcaaggagtgcggcgggtctggaatctgcgtgcacgctcgtcaccgctcttcgtgcaaggagtgcggtgggggtgcaatctgcgagcacggtcgccggcgctctcgctgcaaggagtgcggtgggggtgcaatctgcgagcacggtcgtcagcgctctcaatgcaaggagtgcggcgggtctcaaatctgcgagcacggtcgtatgCGCTcttactgcaaggagtgcggcgggtctcaaatctgcgagcacgatCGTATTCGCTCTcaatgcaaggagtgcggcgggggctcaatctgcgtgcacggtcgtcggcgctccacgtgcaaggagtgcaaGAAATAG